Proteins from a genomic interval of Chloracidobacterium sp.:
- a CDS encoding RNA polymerase subunit sigma-70: MLDELERKTHISGSFTHAVNDGEVEGEFSAMKDYRVTVKVRNNRLLKAIEESGGTPGQKWCDANYLSYTKVNELINMTRSPITSYGALSPIATQLCDLLNKVPEDLWSAEQLHPLEKNFAEMEMSHEQLAALLPSEQQSYELDISEFENKQVAQQLLDVCTEALTPRERQVLHYRFTEDMSHVEIGKILGVCRDRIIQIEAKVLRKLRSGTRLKKLSPLLAAYAA, encoded by the coding sequence GTGCTTGACGAGTTGGAAAGAAAAACTCATATCAGCGGAAGCTTTACTCATGCAGTTAATGATGGGGAAGTCGAAGGAGAGTTCTCAGCTATGAAGGACTATCGCGTAACAGTTAAGGTCAGAAATAATCGACTCTTAAAAGCAATTGAAGAGTCCGGTGGCACGCCTGGTCAAAAATGGTGTGATGCAAATTATCTGAGCTACACGAAAGTAAACGAATTAATCAATATGACGCGTAGTCCAATAACGTCGTATGGGGCATTAAGCCCTATTGCAACTCAACTATGCGACCTACTCAATAAGGTGCCAGAAGACCTTTGGAGTGCAGAACAACTGCACCCATTGGAAAAGAACTTTGCTGAAATGGAAATGAGTCACGAACAATTAGCGGCACTACTACCATCAGAACAACAATCCTATGAATTAGATATTAGTGAATTCGAAAATAAACAAGTTGCACAACAATTACTTGATGTTTGCACAGAAGCGCTAACACCTCGCGAACGTCAAGTGCTGCACTACCGATTTACGGAAGATATGTCACACGTTGAAATAGGAAAAATACTTGGTGTATGTAGAGATCGCATTATTCAGATTGAAGCAAAGGTTCTACGCAAATTACGCTCTGGAACAAGGTTAAAAAAACTATCACCTCTACTGGCCGCATATGCCGCGTAA
- a CDS encoding DEAD/DEAH box helicase has protein sequence MKKITAMKHQLQSLAFMKGKKAVFDMSDPGTGKTFVEIMDFADRRKKRGGCALVVAPKSLLQAAWANDVKKFAPHLKTSIAWAHCRDDAFNVDADIYIINVDGVKDLLKKPASFWKRFKGGTIIFDESTAFKHHTSKRSSAARKIVKYFEYRRTMSGTPTSNGICDIHHQVLLLDDGKRLGQSFYSFRNAVCIPEQTGPSANMLKWIDRPGVENTVIGLLSDIVIRHKFEDCIDIPPNHKYALNITLSPKHRKLYDELEKESFLEFSTTTITAINGAVLATKLLQAASGAVYNNDGGYSSFATDRYELVLDLVEARKHSIVFYHWEHQLEELLKEVKKRDITHKVWDADHPEIEHQYQQGFFQVLFAHPQSAGHGLTLTKGTATIWASPTPNLEHYLQGLKRIDRIGQKEKTETIVIVAEGTRDERIWQMMQDKKVRMDQLFDAAEAL, from the coding sequence ATGAAAAAAATAACAGCAATGAAGCATCAGCTTCAATCCCTCGCATTCATGAAGGGAAAGAAAGCTGTTTTCGATATGAGCGATCCTGGCACTGGCAAGACCTTTGTCGAGATCATGGACTTCGCTGACCGACGCAAGAAGCGCGGCGGCTGTGCCTTGGTAGTTGCTCCGAAATCATTGCTGCAAGCGGCATGGGCCAACGACGTAAAGAAGTTTGCCCCACATCTGAAAACCAGCATCGCATGGGCACACTGCCGTGATGATGCATTCAACGTCGATGCAGACATCTACATCATCAACGTCGATGGCGTGAAAGACCTGTTGAAGAAACCTGCCTCCTTCTGGAAGCGATTCAAAGGCGGCACGATCATCTTCGACGAGAGCACTGCATTCAAGCACCACACGAGCAAGCGCAGCTCAGCTGCACGCAAGATCGTAAAGTATTTCGAGTACCGACGCACTATGAGCGGTACGCCTACCAGCAACGGCATCTGCGACATTCACCACCAAGTACTGCTGCTCGACGATGGCAAACGCCTGGGTCAATCCTTCTACAGTTTCCGCAACGCAGTGTGCATACCGGAACAGACCGGGCCTTCTGCCAACATGCTGAAATGGATCGACCGACCCGGTGTTGAAAACACGGTGATTGGTCTGCTCTCCGACATTGTGATTCGTCACAAGTTTGAGGACTGCATCGACATCCCACCCAATCATAAATACGCGCTGAACATCACACTCAGCCCGAAGCACAGGAAGCTATATGACGAGCTTGAAAAAGAGTCCTTCCTTGAATTCAGCACGACCACCATCACAGCGATCAACGGCGCTGTCCTTGCGACGAAACTGCTTCAGGCGGCGAGTGGTGCCGTATATAACAATGACGGCGGGTATTCATCCTTCGCAACTGATCGCTATGAGCTTGTTCTCGACCTTGTAGAAGCACGTAAGCACAGCATCGTCTTCTATCACTGGGAGCACCAGCTCGAAGAATTACTGAAAGAGGTCAAGAAACGCGACATCACCCACAAAGTGTGGGACGCAGATCACCCTGAGATTGAGCACCAGTATCAACAAGGATTCTTCCAGGTGCTCTTCGCTCACCCGCAGTCTGCTGGTCATGGTCTGACACTGACCAAGGGCACCGCTACGATCTGGGCTTCTCCTACGCCAAACCTTGAACACTACCTGCAAGGTCTGAAGCGTATTGACCGTATTGGTCAAAAAGAAAAGACCGAGACGATTGTCATCGTAGCCGAGGGCACTCGTGATGAACGCATCTGGCAAATGATGCAGGACAAGAAAGTTCGTATGGATCAACTGTTCGACGCAGCAGAAGCACTGTGA
- a CDS encoding PD-(D/E)XK nuclease family protein produces the protein MTKSTIPNWSFSRLTVYESCAYRARLASIDKVPDLQPKTAADRGTAIHQEAEDYVTGKAALTANLRHFNEDLSSLARHYAEGRVVCEEEWGFDNQWRVAPWKSAWLRLKCDTVCHLTKQHVAVVDFKTGKRFGNEIKHAEQLQLYALCALIRYPDVEQVTCELWYIDHNELASFVMHRRQLSRYLKIFDQRGVRLTTDTTFKPNPNIFSCKYCPYSPDKQGDCKFGISVSGQQTSVVKPMNFVKTGKATKADKMFGDDDLKRFL, from the coding sequence ATGACAAAATCCACGATCCCCAACTGGTCTTTCTCCAGGCTCACCGTGTACGAATCATGCGCGTATCGTGCGCGACTCGCATCCATCGACAAGGTGCCTGATCTACAACCCAAGACCGCTGCGGATCGTGGTACTGCCATTCACCAGGAGGCCGAAGATTATGTCACTGGAAAAGCCGCCCTCACCGCCAACCTCCGTCATTTCAATGAAGACCTCTCCTCCCTCGCGAGACACTATGCCGAGGGGCGTGTCGTTTGTGAGGAGGAATGGGGTTTTGACAATCAATGGCGTGTTGCTCCTTGGAAATCAGCGTGGCTCAGGCTTAAATGCGACACAGTGTGCCACCTTACAAAGCAGCATGTCGCAGTGGTTGATTTCAAAACCGGCAAACGATTCGGCAATGAAATAAAACATGCCGAGCAATTACAACTCTATGCACTGTGTGCTCTGATCCGCTACCCGGACGTTGAGCAAGTGACATGTGAGCTGTGGTACATCGACCACAACGAGCTGGCTTCCTTCGTCATGCATCGCCGTCAACTCTCACGCTATCTGAAGATTTTCGATCAGAGAGGCGTGAGACTTACGACGGACACCACGTTCAAACCGAACCCGAACATCTTCTCTTGCAAATACTGCCCGTACAGCCCTGACAAACAAGGCGACTGCAAGTTCGGCATCTCTGTATCGGGTCAGCAGACCTCTGTGGTCAAGCCGATGAACTTCGTCAAGACGGGCAAGGCGACCAAGGCCGACAAGATGTTTGGGGATGACGACTTGAAGAGATTCCTATGA
- the terL gene encoding phage terminase large subunit, producing MTRKKPLTLGQLKAQELAKQPAEPTPPPKPEKKQRVVKVDAAEELFHQEPQEPQEQAPVPTNESGLIEPYLAPMFDYDAATADPLAELASRELCRRRLLPFIQRFRPKYMAGWVHADICRRFERFLQQVENGEEPRLLLMMPPRSGKSEISSRHYAAWVLGQHPDWEIIAASHTGSLTMSFSRYLRDLIRDPAYSAVFPDARLDPSSQSVENWNLTRGGGYLAAGVGTGITGRGAHILLLDDLVKDIEAADSLTIRDNTWEWYISTAYTRLAPGGGVLGLMCMTGDTLVLMADGTEKRLDTLKTSDKVATYRNGALSSSRVAALKTSGRDLVFKITTTSGKIVRANQRHPFLTITPDGELVWTRVRSLTTAHKIVACPDNGVSGRASLAQLMDVSSLPSAEACVARTTTRKSGRTGTVQKLTATNLVAMPDSSIATGSQQPTTTECTPIRAENAPSAGVVGNVNLRIGKTNSPLITATTQAGFEDCSATTATQESDILELSRWHVPQRNTFDFTLDEIVSIEFDCEEEVFDVQVDDTENFIANGLVSHNTWWHDDDWAGRIQNAMAAGEGDQFEVVRYPAINESGDEYLLEDDTIVEIPPDYTVPQGARRTRPHNTAIHPERYTTEAMLRIKRNAIAAGMKRTWDALYQQNPIPDEGNYFSKEMFRYYSTAPRREDLYVYQAWDFAISTGKESDFTVCATVGVDHRDACYVLDIRRFKTADGIHLAETMVDMAKLFAVDGLGVEDGQIWKSIETQFLKACEEKRTFPSFEVLKPLTDKMVRANPLKGRMQAGKVYFDQNAHWWKDLQKEMLHFPAGKHDDQIDALAWVTRLILTRTAPREKRPEPKLKSWKDDLARFMENGGGTHMSA from the coding sequence ATGACACGCAAAAAGCCACTCACACTCGGTCAGCTCAAGGCACAAGAGCTTGCAAAACAGCCAGCAGAGCCAACGCCACCGCCCAAGCCAGAAAAGAAACAGCGAGTGGTCAAAGTCGACGCCGCAGAAGAACTTTTTCACCAAGAACCTCAAGAACCTCAAGAACAGGCACCTGTACCCACCAATGAGAGTGGCCTGATTGAGCCATATCTCGCACCCATGTTTGACTACGATGCTGCGACAGCCGACCCACTTGCTGAACTCGCTTCAAGAGAGCTGTGTCGCCGTCGTCTGTTGCCTTTCATTCAGCGTTTCCGACCAAAGTACATGGCCGGTTGGGTCCACGCAGACATCTGTCGCCGCTTCGAACGGTTCCTCCAGCAGGTAGAAAATGGCGAGGAGCCTCGTCTGCTTCTGATGATGCCTCCGCGTTCAGGTAAGTCAGAGATTTCTTCACGCCACTACGCTGCATGGGTACTGGGGCAGCACCCGGACTGGGAAATCATCGCTGCGAGCCATACCGGCAGCCTAACCATGAGTTTCTCACGCTACCTGCGTGACCTCATTCGTGATCCGGCCTACTCCGCTGTGTTCCCCGACGCCAGACTCGATCCATCCAGCCAGTCTGTTGAGAACTGGAACTTGACCCGTGGTGGCGGCTACCTCGCTGCGGGTGTCGGCACGGGTATTACGGGTCGCGGTGCTCACATCCTGCTGCTGGACGACTTGGTGAAGGACATCGAGGCTGCGGACTCGCTGACGATTCGTGACAACACATGGGAGTGGTACATCTCTACTGCATACACCCGTCTCGCACCGGGTGGCGGCGTGCTTGGCCTCATGTGCATGACTGGCGACACACTAGTGTTGATGGCGGACGGCACCGAGAAACGCCTCGACACTCTGAAGACCTCTGACAAGGTAGCCACGTACCGCAACGGGGCGCTAAGTTCCTCTCGTGTAGCGGCTTTGAAGACAAGTGGTCGAGATTTAGTCTTCAAAATTACGACGACTTCTGGTAAGATTGTCAGAGCGAATCAGAGGCATCCCTTCCTGACAATCACACCCGACGGAGAACTCGTATGGACAAGAGTGAGAAGCTTGACTACGGCCCACAAAATCGTAGCCTGCCCGGACAATGGGGTAAGTGGAAGGGCATCGCTTGCTCAGTTGATGGATGTGAGCAGCCTGCCAAGTGCCGAGGCTTGTGTAGCTCGCACTACTACAAGAAAAAGTGGGCGGACGGGCACCGTACAAAAGCTGACGGCTACGAACCTCGTCGCAATGCCCGACTCAAGCATCGCTACGGGATCACAGCAGCCGACTACGACAGAATGTACGCCGATCAGGGCGGAAAATGCGCCATCTGCGGGTGTGGTCGGGAACGTCAACCTGCGCATTGGAAAGACAAACTCGCCGTTGATCACTGCCACGACACAGGCAGGGTTCGAGGATTGCTCTGCAACGACTGCAACGCAGGAATCGGACATCTTGGAACTGAGTCGGTGGCACGTTCCGCAGCGAAATACCTTCGACTTCACGCTGGATGAAATCGTCAGCATTGAGTTCGACTGCGAGGAAGAAGTTTTCGACGTTCAGGTCGACGACACTGAGAACTTCATAGCCAACGGGTTGGTTTCACACAACACCTGGTGGCACGACGACGACTGGGCGGGTCGCATCCAGAATGCTATGGCTGCAGGGGAGGGTGACCAGTTCGAAGTTGTGCGCTACCCGGCGATCAACGAGTCTGGTGATGAGTATCTGCTGGAGGACGACACCATCGTCGAGATTCCTCCGGACTACACCGTACCGCAAGGAGCACGTCGCACACGTCCGCACAACACGGCGATTCACCCGGAGCGCTACACCACCGAGGCCATGTTGCGTATCAAGCGCAACGCCATCGCAGCAGGCATGAAGCGCACGTGGGACGCGCTGTACCAGCAGAACCCCATACCAGACGAGGGGAACTACTTCTCAAAAGAGATGTTCCGCTACTACTCCACTGCGCCGCGCCGGGAAGACCTCTACGTGTATCAGGCATGGGACTTCGCCATCAGCACAGGCAAGGAGAGTGATTTCACGGTGTGTGCCACTGTCGGTGTGGATCACCGCGACGCCTGCTACGTGCTCGACATCCGCCGATTCAAGACGGCAGACGGCATACACCTCGCGGAGACGATGGTGGACATGGCGAAGCTCTTCGCTGTCGACGGTCTGGGTGTCGAGGACGGGCAGATATGGAAGTCCATCGAGACGCAGTTCCTGAAGGCTTGTGAGGAGAAGCGCACGTTCCCCAGCTTCGAAGTGCTGAAGCCTCTGACGGACAAGATGGTACGGGCGAATCCGTTGAAGGGGCGCATGCAGGCGGGGAAGGTGTATTTCGACCAGAACGCTCACTGGTGGAAGGACTTGCAGAAAGAGATGTTGCACTTCCCTGCAGGGAAGCACGACGACCAGATCGACGCCCTTGCCTGGGTCACGCGCCTCATCCTGACCCGTACAGCACCTCGCGAAAAGCGCCCTGAGCCAAAACTCAAGAGCTGGAAGGACGATCTCGCTCGTTTCATGGAGAACGGAGGCGGTACACACATGAGCGCCTAG